Part of the Gammaproteobacteria bacterium genome, ATTGCTGCGGTACTACTACGGATGAATACAAACCAGCGCCTGGAGCGCGGGGAAACCATCAATGCGCACGTCATTCCCTTTCCGGGGGCGAATTTGGAACGTTCCGCCCTGGCATTCACTGGAATCGATCCTTATCATCCTTTCCGTTTCGCCGTGCCTGAGCGGGATGCATTAGAAAACATTTTTTTACCGATCCGCCAGGCCATCCATGTTACGGGATGCAGCCGCGCAGTTCTTGTCGGCCATAATCCTTCCTTCGATATTGCTTTTCTGAAAGCAGCTGTAGAGCGTAGCGATATTAAGCGCAATCCTTTTCATTCCTTTACCACGTTTGATACCGCCACTCTGGCGGCCCTCGCCTTTGGTCAGACTGTGCTTGCAAAAGCGGTCCAAGCTGCTGGCCTTCCTTGGAATCCTAACGAAGCTCATTCTGCCATCTACGACGCCGAAAGCACCGCCGACCTGTTTTGTGCGATCATCAACCATTGGGATAATATTTTTAAACACTTTTAAATGTTAAAAACAGTTCCCTGCTACTACGAAACGTAGCATGGAACTGTTTGAGCAACAGACGTTAACCCCGCCTTCCGTTGACCTTCAACGTGGTAGCGAGCTTCCCGCCAGCGATGGCTTTCTTCGGGATGGGTGCGACAACAGCAATGGGCTTGTTGACAATAGCTTTAACTGAAACCGCCTTAGTCATGGCGATTTTGATTGCTGCGTTTTTGTCCTTAGTATGACTTAAAGAAACCTTTACCACTGCTGGAGTGGGGGACTTAGTCATGGCAATCTTACCCTTAGCTGGCACGATTGCTTGTTTCTGATTAGGAACCACCTTGATCGCAGCAACTAGTGTTTTTTTGACCATGGTCATGGCAGCCTTGTCCCGATTGGCCATTTTTCCGTGACTTGGAACAACCTTGGCCAAGGTAACTGGAACTTGCGTGACTTTATCCCTGGCAGCTTTCTTCATCTCCACTTTCACCAAAGTTTTAACGGGAACCACAGTCTTGATCACGGTAACCTTAGTATCGCTTACTTGCGACTTTTCATTTGCTTTTACTATGGTTTCCTTAGCTTTCGATTCCACTTTCTTTTCACGCACAATGTTGATCTTTTCTTCGGAATCCTGAGATTCATTACTATTCGCGTCTTTATCCATCTTATTGCGAACAGACAAAGCACGACGATAAGTAGTTGGAGTGTCTATCCTAGTGCTTGCCGACAGGGAATTTTCATCGATCATAGCCATCATCCGACCTTGGGTTGGATCAGGAGTACGAACAACCCGAATTTTACTTTCAACAGTCGTCTCCTCTTCTTCTTCCGGCGAACGAGAGGCCAGCCGTTGCTGAGTCCCCGATGGCAGCCAAATCGAAGTACCCTCCGGGAGGGAAACTCGACCCTTCAACGCACTATTGGTCAAGGCGGTATTCATTTCCGTGAGTTCGCTCAAGGTAACCCCGTAGTCACGCGCCACCTTATAAATCGGAGCAGAGTGATCCAGCGCCACTTTTTCCCAGGCCTGTGGACGCTCGCGGTGAACCTCAGCGAAATAACGCTCGGCGTGGCGAGCTACTTCGCGGGCCGCCAAAAATTCTACATAGAAATTACGCGAATCAAAACCGAACTGAGGACCTTCATATTCCTCCAAGATGCGTAAAAAATCATTTCCAAATTCGGACTCCGCCCGCGCCATGCCCCCAACACCATGGTTATAAGAAGTAATGGCGAGGCCCCAATCACCGAGTTTTTCATGCGCATAGGCAAGATAACGCGCACACCCCTCAGCAGCCAGCACCGGGTCATAGCGTTCATCCACCGCTGCGTTGACTTTCATGAAGGTCCGCGCTGCTGGCAAGGTAAATTGCCAAATTCCTACGGCTCCCGCACCGGAACGCGCATGGGCCTGAAAGGAAGACTCGACATGAGGCAGGAAGGCTAAATCCTCCGGCACGCCATAAGAACGAAAAATGCGTCGGAAGATAGCATCATAACGCCCACTCGCTTCCACACCATTCAAGAATTTGTCACGAATGCCGTACTGAATACGTACTCGATCATGAGCACCAGCAAGTTGGGAAATCTTCCCCAGCGTTCTAAATTTATTAAGTAATCCTTGCTCGTTATCATCAAGATCTTTTCCCAGCGCCACTTTTTGTTCCAGGGTATAAAGACGGCGCATGAGATCCTCAACATGCTCATTAATAAAATCCTTTCGATTCGCGCCACGGGTTCCCTCGGGCAGACTCAATACTTCATACACTAATCCAGGATTGCTCATATCGTGCAGCGCCACCTGGCGATTTCCCCAGACGCCGAAGACATGACGCCAAAAATTTACTCGCGCGGCGAGCTCCACCTGGTGAGGAAATGGGTCATTGGCCGGAATGTTCTGGGCAAATGCTTCGTCTGGAAGGTCGGGATCAGCACCACTATGAATTGGGACGAGTGTGATTGCCACGAACACAGCAGCACTGAATGCCACCAGGAATTGAAAATTATTTTTGCGTATCATCAGTGTCTCCGAGAAACCTCGCCCTTGAGGGCGGTGAGGAAAAAAGACGGTTTTTGCAACCATCGATAAAAATGCCGGTCTTTCCCGGCGGTCAGCCCGTAAGCTGCCTAAGTCAATAACCCCGCCCCAAAGGACGATGCTTGCGGCTGCACTCGGACGGTCCGTTGTCGTCATCGTGCACCACGATAGGCTAATTGACATTAACCCTTGCAGCGATATTGATCGCCGCGTTTTTATCCGCATTCGCAACATGTCCACAGCAGACACATTGAAAACGGGATTGCGCGGTGGGCTATGCCTCCCCGGCATAAATGCCGGGGCTTCTCGCGCAATTCGAGTGAATGTGCTTCTCGTCGATTACCCTTTTACCAAAAGGCCATCAGACGGCCTGCTTCTACCTTGGCTTCAAAGTTACGCAGAGGTCGTTCGCCTTTTTCTACGCAATTTCCGGTGGTGATATCAAAGGTCCAATTATGTTTTGGACAGGTAAGACGTGGACCATCTAGGGCCAGATGCGGGATATCAGTTACCTGATGAGGGCAACGGCTGTCATAAATCCGTGCCGTTTCTCCCTGACGATACACAAAAAGATGACGACCATCGCATTCACGGTAGGTAATACCACCGTCCGCCGCTTCCATAATGGCCATAACATCATGCCACCGCCCTTCAGCGTTAAGATTTTCCGGGCGAA contains:
- a CDS encoding membrane-bound lytic murein transglycosylase D, yielding MIRKNNFQFLVAFSAAVFVAITLVPIHSGADPDLPDEAFAQNIPANDPFPHQVELAARVNFWRHVFGVWGNRQVALHDMSNPGLVYEVLSLPEGTRGANRKDFINEHVEDLMRRLYTLEQKVALGKDLDDNEQGLLNKFRTLGKISQLAGAHDRVRIQYGIRDKFLNGVEASGRYDAIFRRIFRSYGVPEDLAFLPHVESSFQAHARSGAGAVGIWQFTLPAARTFMKVNAAVDERYDPVLAAEGCARYLAYAHEKLGDWGLAITSYNHGVGGMARAESEFGNDFLRILEEYEGPQFGFDSRNFYVEFLAAREVARHAERYFAEVHRERPQAWEKVALDHSAPIYKVARDYGVTLSELTEMNTALTNSALKGRVSLPEGTSIWLPSGTQQRLASRSPEEEEETTVESKIRVVRTPDPTQGRMMAMIDENSLSASTRIDTPTTYRRALSVRNKMDKDANSNESQDSEEKINIVREKKVESKAKETIVKANEKSQVSDTKVTVIKTVVPVKTLVKVEMKKAARDKVTQVPVTLAKVVPSHGKMANRDKAAMTMVKKTLVAAIKVVPNQKQAIVPAKGKIAMTKSPTPAVVKVSLSHTKDKNAAIKIAMTKAVSVKAIVNKPIAVVAPIPKKAIAGGKLATTLKVNGRRG
- a CDS encoding Ferredoxin subunit of nitrite reductase or a ring-hydroxylating dioxygenase, encoding MSDALNYLISARPDAVLPYFKFLKEAGKHLDPKTRDLISVITKVHSQTDKGFRQYLSRALRDGVKPIEILDALLMAFPALGLAKIVWAVDILLEMDIPEFRPENLNAEGRWHDVMAIMEAADGGITYRECDGRHLFVYRQGETARIYDSRCPHQVTDIPHLALDGPRLTCPKHNWTFDITTGNCVEKGERPLRNFEAKVEAGRLMAFW
- the rnt gene encoding RNase T — its product is MSETISKHPIANRFRGFLPVVIDVETAGFNPRTDALLEIAAVLLRMNTNQRLERGETINAHVIPFPGANLERSALAFTGIDPYHPFRFAVPERDALENIFLPIRQAIHVTGCSRAVLVGHNPSFDIAFLKAAVERSDIKRNPFHSFTTFDTATLAALAFGQTVLAKAVQAAGLPWNPNEAHSAIYDAESTADLFCAIINHWDNIFKHF